In the Acidobacteriota bacterium genome, CGCCTCGAGCTCGGCGAGCGCCCTGTCGAGCTCTTCGCCCTTCTTGAACGGCCGGCCGTGCCAGCCGTGCTGTCCCTCGACGAACGACACGCCCTTGCCCTTCACCGTGCGCGCCAGGATCATCGTGGGGTGCCCCTTGGCCTGGTGCGCCTCGTCGTAGGCGCGCAACAGCGCGCCGATGTCGTGGCCGTCGACGACGAGCGTGTGCCAGCCGAAGGCGCGCCAGCGGCCGGCCAGCTCGTCGAGGTTGTGGCCGACCTGCGTGGCGCGGCTCTGGCCGAGCGCGTTGACGTCGGTGATGGCGATGAGCGAATCGAGGTTGAAGAAGCGTGCGGCCTGCGCGGCCTCCCACACCGAGCCTTCGGCCGACTCGCCGTCACCGAGCAGCGCGTAGGTGCGGTAGTCGGACCCGATGCGGCGGGCGTTGAGCGCGATGCCGACCGCAGCGGCGAGCCCCTGCCCGAGCGATCCGGTCGCGACGTCGACAAACGGCAGCCGCGGTGTGGGGTGCCCTTCGAGGTCGGAGCCGATCTCGCGCAGCTTCAGGATCTCGTCGCGGGGAAAAAGCCCGGCCTCGGCCCAGGCGGCGTAGAGGATTGGCGCCGCATGGCCCTTCGACAGGACGAACCGGTCGTTGTTGGCGAGGTCGGGACGTCTGATGTCGTACCGCATCTCCGAGAAGAAGAGCGTCGCCACGATCTCGGCCGCCGAGAAGCACGTCGTCGGGTGGCCGCTGCCGGCCTCGCTCGTCGAGCGGGCCGAGTCGATGCGCAGGCGGGTGGCGATGTTCTGGAGCGCGGGGATGGGCGGGATCTGGGCTGCAGACACGTCGTCGGACCTCCGGGCCGGCAGTGTACCACACGGGTTCAGGCCGGGCCGGATCACGCTCCGGCACGCGCTCCGCGGTGATGCGGTGATGCCGTCGGGGCGCCGCGGCCGACCGGCAGCGCTTCCCGCTGGTCGAGCGCATCGACCCCGACATCTCGGGGTCGCGCGCGTCTTCACCTCAGGTGGCGGCCGGTTCGTCCACGCCCGCCCAGAGGTTCCACGTGCTGAGTTCGTGGCGGCCGCACGCCTTGAGGTAGAGGAACAACTGCGTCCGATACGCCGCGCACCCGCACAGGACCAGGTTGACGAGGAACGCACCGCGACTGGATTTCTCTCCGAAGATGTCGACGATTTCGCGCAGGTCCTCGTCCGAGAACTCGTCGAGCAGCGTCGCGTAGGTGTCGGGCTGCGCTGCGAGCACCGCGAGCGTCTCGTCGAAGTTCCTCGCCTCGGCGGCCTTCTCCGCGGCCGCGAACGCCTCCCCGTCGAAGGCGCCGGCTCTGGCGGCACCGACGAGCACCGGTCCCATGACCGTGAGATACCGGAGGAGTTCGAGGGTGCTCCGTTGTTTCGGTGTCGGCCGGTACTCCAGCATCGAGGGGTCGATCTTGGTCGTCAGGTGCAGCAGGATACGCACCTCGTTCTGCAGGGCGGCGACGAGCTCGGACTTGGTCAGGACCATGGTACCTCCGGGGAGCGGGCCCGCAGTGTATCACCAAGGACTGAGTGGACCGCTGAGGCGTTCGAGCTCCGACAGGGAGCGTCCGAGCTCGGCCTCAACTTGAACACTTTCGCGCACTCGTGCTCAGGTCATCGTCGTCCTTCGTGTCGCGGCAGACCCAACCGGCAGGGCACGCAGGTCCTCGTGCACGAGAACCTGGCCGCACGGGTCGCCCAGGGCGGCCACCACGTCGAGCGCCGCGACGTCCTGCGCCGGTTCGAAAGAGGCTGGCTGAAGCTCGCGGAGAGAGCCCTTGACGGAGTTTTCTACATGTGGTAAGGAATTCTTACATGAGGGCTGTCAGGGTAACCAGCAAGGGCCAGATCACCATTCCCATCGGGATTCGCGAATCGCTCGGCATCGAAGAAGGCGCGTACCTCGAGGTGCTGGAGGCCGACCAGGAAATCCGGCTTCGCAAGATCGTGCCCACGCGGCCGCTCGGGCCCGACGATCCCATCTGGGACCTCATCGGGGCGGGTGAGAGCGGCGCGGGCGATTCCTCCGTCGAACACGACCAGCACCTGGCCGACGCAGAGGTCCATCGGTGGCGCACGTCCTCGTAGACACGAGCGCCGTCTACGCGCTCGTTGACCGGAGCGATGC is a window encoding:
- a CDS encoding AbrB/MazE/SpoVT family DNA-binding domain-containing protein → MRAVRVTSKGQITIPIGIRESLGIEEGAYLEVLEADQEIRLRKIVPTRPLGPDDPIWDLIGAGESGAGDSSVEHDQHLADAEVHRWRTSS